Genomic DNA from Nonomuraea rubra:
GGTCATATAGCCGCCCAGCCGTTCGGGCGTGATGTCGGAAGGATCGAGCGCGGCCACGAGCCGCCCCCGGTAGATGACCTGGATCGTGTCGGAGAGCCCGATCAGCTCGTCGAGGTCGGCGGAGATGAGCAGCACGGCGAGCCCGGCGGCGCGGGCGTTGCGCAGGTGGTCCCAGATGGCGGCCTGGGCGCCGACGTCCACGCCGCGGGTGGGGTGGGCGGCGATGAGGAAGACGGGGTCGCCGCTCATCTCCCTGCCCACGATCAGCTTCTGCTGGTTGCCGCCCGACAGGGCCAGGGCCAGGGTGTCCACGCCGGGCGTGCGGACGTCGTACTCCTTGACGATGCGCTCGGTGTCGGCCCTGGACGCCCGCCGGTCGATCCAGATGCCCCTGCGCGCGGGCTTCCTGGTCTGGTGGCCGAGGACCCGGTTCTCCCACAGCGACGCCTCCAGGAGCAGACCCTGGCGGTGGCGGTCCTCGGGGATGTAGCCGATGCCGGACTCGCGGCGCTTGAGGGTGGACCAGGTGGTGATGTCCTGGGTGTCCAGCTCGATACGGCCCTGGGCGGGGCGGATGCCCATGATGGCCTCGATCAGCTCCGACTGGCCGTTGCCCTCGACACCGGCGATGCCGAGGATCTCGCCCTTGTGGATCTCGAACGAGACGTCGTCGAGGAGCAGGCGCTCGCCCTCGCCGGGCATGGTCAGCTCGGAGACCTTCAGCATGACCGTGTCGGTCACGGTGGACTCGCGGGTCTCGGGCGTGGGCAGCTCGCTGCCGACCATCAGCTCGGCGAGCTGCCGCGCGGTGACGTCGGACGGGCTCACGCTGGCGACCGTGGTGCCGCGCCGGATCACGGTGATCGCGTCGGCGATGTCGAGCACCTCGTCGAGCTTGTGCGAGATGAAGATGACCGTCAGGCCCTCGGCCTTCAGCTCGCGCAGGTTCTGGAAGAGCTCCTCGACCTCCTGCGGCACGAGCACGGCCGTCGGCTCGTCGAGGATGAGGATGCGGGCGCCCCGGTAGAGCACCTTGAGGATCTCCACGCGCTGGCGGTCGCCGACGCCGAGGTCCTCCACGAGCCGGTCGGGGTCGACCCGCAGGCCGTGGGTCTCGGCCAGTTGCGTGATGCGCCGGCGGGCGGCGGCGGTGTCGAGCGTGCCCAGCCGCTTCGGCTCGGCCCCGAGGACGATGTTCTCCAGGACCGTGAAGTTGTCGGCGAGCATGAAGTGCTGGTGCACCATGCCGATCCCGACCGCGATGGCGTCGCTCGGCGTGCGGAAGCTGACCTCCGCGCCGTTGACCTTGATCGTCCCCTCGTCCGGCTTCTGCATGCCGTAGAGGATCTTCATCAGGGTGGATTTGCCCGCGCCGTTCTCCCCGACGATGGCGTGCACCGTGCCGGGCTGGACGGTGATGCGGATGTCGTGGTTCGCGACGACACCGGGGAAACGCTTGGTGATGCCCTCCAGCTCTACGGCGGGTTTCACCGTGGCCAGGGTGTCAGCACTCATTTCGCCTCTCCTACAGGGGGCGGCATAGACAGAAGGCCCGAAGTCAGGACTCCGGGCCCTCAGCTGTCTCTCCTACCCCGTTTACGGCTTGGCAGGAACCGTGATCTTGCCGTCGACGATGTCCTTCTTGGCAGCGTCGAGCTTGTCCTTGATGTCGTCGATCTCGCCACCGGTGGTGGACAGGCCCACGCCGTCGACCTTCAGGTCGTACGTGGTGTTCGTGCCGCCCTTGGCGCCGCCCTGGAAGGCCTTGATGAACTCGAAGACGCCGACGTCGACGCGCTTGAGCATCGAGGTCATGATCACCGACTGCAGGTCGGTCTCCTTGACCGTCTGCCGCTGGTCGGAGTCGACGCCGATGGCCTTCTTCTTGGCCGCGGCCGCCGCCTGGAACACGCCGAGGCCGGAGTCGCCGGAGGCGTGGTAGATGATGTCCGCGCCGCTCTGGTACATGCTCTCGGCCGCGAGCTTGCCCTTGTCGGGAGCCTTGAAGCCGGAGAAGTCGCCGTCGGGGGTGAGGTACTTGACGTCGATCTTGGCGTCGGCCTTGACGGACTTCACGCCCGCCACGAAGCCCGCCTCGAACTTCTTGATCAGGTCGTTCTCGACGCCGCCGACGAAGCCGACGTGGCCGCTCTCGGACTTGGTCGCCGCCGCGACGCCCGCCAGGTAGGAGCCCTGCTCCTCGGCGAACAGCAGGCCGGTCACGTTGGGGGCGTTGGAGGCCGAGTCGACGACCGCGAACTCGATGTCCGGGTACTCCTCGGCCGCCTTCTTGACGTCCTCGGCGTAGGCGAAGCCGACACCGATGATCGGGTTGTAGCCCGCGTCCGCGAGCTGACGCAGCAGGTCACCGCGGTTGGAGCCGTCGGAGGCCGGGCTCAGCTCCTTGATCTCCGCGCCGAGCTCCGTCTTGGCCTTCTCCAGGCCGGCGTAGGCCGAGTCGTTGAAGGACTTGTCACCGCGTCCGCCGATGTCGAACGCGAGACCCACCTTGAGGGCGCTCTTCGACGCCTCGCTGCTCGCCGCGCCGGTCGGCTCCTGGCTGGCCGTGGTCCCCCCACCGCCACCGCCGCACGCCGCCGCCGCCATGAGCAGGACACCGGCGACCGAACCGAGCGCCACACTGTTGAATCGCTTGCCGAGCAAGGCGACTCCCTTCCATTTCCCCGCCGCCGATTTGGTCGCAGGCGCGACAGAACGTACGGCACCTGCACGGAAGATAGTTGCTTGACCAGGGACAACCAAACCGGGACACAGGGTCGCAACCGCTCCGTTATCGACATCACTCGCGTCCGTGACCTGAATCGCGATACAGGCACTTCGGACACCTTCGGAAAGATTTGCCCAACTTTGGTGGTCGATCACCCCTTGCCCTGGAGCCCCATCGTGACGGAGATTCCCACCGACGGTGGAAATCTTCGTATCGGAGACCCGCATGCACCCGTGGAGAGCCCTCTCCGTGCCGCTGGCCGCCTTACTCGTGGCGACCTTGACCGGCACCACCCCCGCCACAGCCGACACCCCGGCCGTGAAGATCGAGAACAACGCGACCCAGCCGGTCTTCTCCAGGGCGGACGCCATCCTGCAGACCGTGTTCGTCGAGGTCGCGGGAACCGACAGTGACAACGACGGCGCCGCCGACAGGGTCGCCGTGGACATCCTGCGCCCCAAGGAGACCGACCAGGGGCTCAAGGTCCCCGTGATCATGGAGGCGAGCCCCTACTACGCCCCCGGCAACGACGTCGCCAACCATCCCGTGGACGTGGACGAGAACGGCGTCCCCCTGCCCGCCATGACCGCGCTGTCGGCCAAGCTCGACGCCGCCGGCCCCTTCGACAGTTACTACGACAACTACTTCCTGCCCCGCGGCTACGCCATCGCGCTGGTGGAGAACCTCGGCAGCGCCCGCGCCACCGGCTGCCCCACCTCGGGCGGCCCGAACGAGACCGCGGGCCCGAAGGCCGCGATCGACTGGCTGAACGGCCGCGCCAAGGGCTTCGACGCCACCGGCAACCCCGTCGAGGCCACCTGGTCCACGGGCAAGGTCGGCATGATCGGCGTCTCGTACAACGGCACGCTGCCCAACGCCGTCGCCGCGACCGGCGTCGAGGGCCTGGAGACGATCGTGCCGATCGCCGCGATCTCCAGCTGGTACGACTACTACCGCGCCAACGGCGGCGTCGTCGCCCCGGGCGGCTTCCAGGGCGAGGACCTGGACGTGCTCGCCAAGTACGTACTGACCAGGCAGAACGGCCAGGAGGCGTGCGGCGGGGTGGTCGACGCGCTGACCGCGGGCCAGGACCGCATCACCGGCGACTACAGCCGGCTCTGGGACGAGCGCAACTACCTCAACGACGTGCGCAAGGTGAAGGCCAGCGTCTTCGTCGTGCACGGGCTCAACGACTGGAACGTCAAGACCAAGCAGTTCGCGCAGTGGTGGTACGCGCTGTCCAAGCGGCACGTGCCGCGCAAGATCTGGCTGCACCAGGGCACCCACATGAGCCCCTTCAACCTGCGCACCGCCGAGTGGCTGCGCCAGCTGCACGGCTGGTTCGACCACTGGCTGTACGGGATCGACTCGGGCATCATGCGCGAGCCGCAGGCGGACGTGGAGATCGGGCCCGGCCAGTGGGCCAGGCACGCCTCGTGGCCGCTGCCCGGCTCGGCCACCGTCCCGCTCTACCCGGGCTCGGGCTCGTCGCTCGGCCTGGTCCCGCGTCCCCGGTCGGCGCCCGAGACGTTCGTGGACCAGAAGGTCCGCACGGCCGAGCAGCTCGTGGAGGCGACGGGGGCCGATCCGAACCGGCTGGCGTACACGACCGGGGCACTGCCCGCGGACGTGCGGATCTCGGGGACGCCGACGGTCTCGGTGCGGGCCTCGTTCAAGGACGGGGCCTCGCCGTACCTGACGGCGCTGCTGGTGGACTACGGCACGGACGTGCGCCCGAACGGGACCCTGGTCTCCACCGGGCAGAGCTACTGCTACGGGCAGGGGGTGCCCGGTGACACGGGCTGCACCACGCTCAGGACGCTCGGCACCGCCACCACCCCGTACAAGATCGTCACCAGGGGGTGGCTCGACGTCCGCAACCGCCACCGCGAGGACCGGTCCGAGCCGGTGCGCCCCGGCAAGGAGTACTCCTTCACCTGGGACTTCCAGCCGACTGACTACCTGTTCAAGAAGGGTCACCGGCTGGGCCTGGTGATCATCTCCACCGACTACGACTACACCCTGCGCTACCCGCCGGGCACCAAGGTCACCGTGTCGCCGGGCAAGTCGGCCCTGCGGCTCCCGGTGGTGCTCGGCAGGCTGCCGTAGCCGACCGCCCCGCCAGAGCGGGGCGCCCTCATCCCAAAAGGACCCCCGCCGGAGTACGGCGGGGGTCCGGGAAACCGGGAGGCCGATCAGGCCATGGCGGAGGTGATCGAGTCGAGCGGGCCGACCTCCCACAGCGCCGTCAGCGCCGTGGTGGCCATCACCCGCACGCCCATCGAGATCGCCTTCTCGTCCACGTCGAACGTGCCCTGGTGGATGTCGTACGTCACCCCGTCGGGCGACCTGGTGCCCAGCCGGGCGAACGCGCCGGGGATCGACTCCAGGTACCACGCGAAGTCCTCCCCGCCCAGCGACTGCTGGGTGGGGACGACGGCGCCCGCGCCGAGGGCCCGCTCGGCCGCCTCGGCCAGCATCTCCACGCTGACCTCGTCGTTGACCACCGGCGGCACCCCGCGGGTGTAGTCCATCGTGGCCTCGACGCCGTAGGCGCCGGCCACCGACTCCAGCAGCGACTTGATCAGGTCGGGGGCGGCGTGCCAGGCGTTCTCGTCGAGGCAGCGGACCGTGCCCTCGGCCACGCCGTCGTCGGGGATCGCGTTGGCGGCCGAGCCGGCCTCGACGCGGCCCCAGACGAGGCTGAGCGACGAGCGCGGGTCGACGCGGCGCGACAGCGCGGCGGGCAGCTCGGTGAGGATCTTGGCCAGCGCGAAGACGAGGTCGGCGGTGAGGTGGGGGCGGGCGGTGTGGCCGCCGGGCCCGGAGACGCGGACGACGATCTTGTCACAGGCGGAGGTGATGGGGCCGCTCCTGAGGCCGACCTGCCCCACGTCCACGCGCGGGTCGCAGTGGAGGCCGAAGATGCGGTCGACGCCGCTGATGCCGCCCTGGGCCATGACCTCCAGCGCGCCGCCGGGAAGCTCCTCGGCGGGCTGGAAGATCAGGCGTACCCGGCCGGGGAGCAGGCCCGCGGCGGCCTGCTGGGCCAGGAAGAGCGAGGTGCCGAGCAGGACCGTGGTGTGCACGTCGTGCCCGCAGGCGTGGCAGGCTCCGGCCACGGTCGAGCGGTAGGGCGCGTCCTTCTCGTCCTGCAGGGGCAGCGCGTCGATGTCGGCGCGCAACGCGACGGTCGGCCCGTCGCCGTTGCCCACGTCGCAGATGAGGCCCGTGCCCCTGGGCAGCACCGAGGGCGTCAGCCCGGCGGCGGTGAGCCGCTCGGCGATCCGCTGTGTCGTGCGATATTCGGCGAAGGCCAGCTCGGGGTGCATGTGCAGGTCGCGGCGGAATGCCACCAGGTCCTGCTCGGTCTCCGCCAGGAACGCGTCGAGTTCCCCCCGAAGCTCACGTCCCCGCATATGTCACCGTCCCGTCCCATGCCGCGAGCCCCACACGTGCTGGCCATCGCGGCTCGTGCGCTCCAAGAAAACTCTCCATCCCGCGGTGGCCACCCGGGTTGAGCGGCCGCTCGGCGAAATCAAAAGACACACCCACTGGTTTCGGTGCGCGAGATCGTCAGCACGGGCTTCGCAGTCAACTGTCGCGAGTGCCGCTGCAGCCCGGGAGCACAGCGGTCGGCCGTGAGCCCGATGGCGATGCTTCGACTTTATCGCTACCGTGCGGCTTCGCGGCGGCAGATACCCCAAAAGTTGCCTGACTGCAGGACCGTAACCGCAGGTGGGTCACGTTCCGTAGGCATGCGCCTGATCCGGAAATAGTCACAAGGGATCAGTAGATCGTGACCCGATGCTGTCAGTTCAAACGTGGTCAGCGATTCCGAATCCTGTCACCTTCTGTCATGGTCATCACACTTCAGCGATGGCTGCATTTGAGAAGAATGCGTGTTTCACTCGCTGTATGATCACTAATATCCCGTTCGGGGAGAAGAGTGCTGGGTTGAGCATCTTCGAGCCGAGTGAGGGGACCCTGGTGGTCGTGCCCTCGCTCTCCCTTCCGCAGGACGAGCTCCGCCGGATCACGGGAGCCAGGTCGTACGAGGAACGCCTGCTGTTCCTCCTGCTCACGCTCCGCGAGCCCGGGGTCAAGGTGGTCTACCTGTCCTCCGCACCCGTCGATCCCGACATCATCGACTACTACTTCGCCTTCCTGCCCGATCCGGATGACGCGGCCAAGCGTCTGACGCTGATCAGCCTCGACGACCCCTGGTCCCAGCCGTTGACCAGGACCCTGCTCGACCGGCCCGATGTGATCGAGCAACTGCGTGCGGCGATCGACGGCGACGCTTGGCTCGTCCCGTTCGTGCTGAGCGAGCTCGAGGAGGAGCTCGCCTCGCTACTCAACGTTCCCCTCTACGGTCCCGCCACGTCCCTTTCCTATTACGGCTCCAAGAGCGGGGCACGGGAGGTGGGACATGAGGCCGGCGTGCCGATGGCGCGGGGTTTCGGCGACATCCGCTCCGAGCTCCAGATCGAGGAGGCGGTGGAGGCGCTCCCCGGCGAGCGGGTGATCGTCAAGCTGAACGACGCCTACTCGGGCCTCGGCAACGCGATCGTCACGAAGGCGGACCGATCGCTGGTCAACTTCTCCGCGGCGGGAGAGACCTGGGCCGACTACCTGCGCAAGATCAGGGAGCGCGGCGCGGTGGTGGAGGAGTTCATCGAGCATAGGCCGCTCTACTACCCCAGCGCGCTGGCTCAAATCACGCCGGGCGGACAGGCCCAGGTGCTCGCCACGCACGACCAGGTGCTCGGCGGCCTCAACGGGCACGTCTACCAGGGCTGCACGTTCCCCGCGGCGCCCGAGTACCGCGCCGAGGTCGGCGAGTCGGCCGCGCGGATCGCGGGGGTCCTGGCGGAGCGCGGCGTGGTCGGGCTGTTCGGGATGGACTTCTTCGCGCTGAAGGCCGACGCCGGGTACGCGGCGCTGCTGTGCGAGATCAACCTGCGGATCGGCGGCACCACGCATCCGTTCGGCGCCGCCGTACTGACGACCGGGGCCAGATACGATCCGGCCACCGGCCAGCTCATGTCCGGTGACCAGCCGAAGTTCTACACCGCCACCGACAACTGCGCTTCCGGCTGCCTTCGCGGGCGTACGCCCGGTGAGGTGATGCGGACGGCCGACCGGCTCGGCCTCGGCTTCGACGCCGAGCGGCGCACCGGCAACGTCTTCCACCTGCTCGGCGCCATCCCCGAGCACGGCAAGCTGGGCTTCACCTCGATCGGCGACTCGCGGGAGGAGGCCGACGAGCTGCACGCACTCACCCGGCGGCTCCTGTGCGGTCCCTGACCTGGCGCAGCCCGCGCCAGCCGATCACCGCCAGCACGGCGCCGAGGACGACGTTGACCACGATCAGCACGCCGTGCACCACGTAGAAGGCGGTCGGGTGCCCATCGGCCAAGTTAAACCCCAGGTTCACCCACTCGAAGATCATGAACGCGCCGAGAACGATGAGGAAAACGGCGATCTTTCGTGACACATGTACCTCTCTAGCATCGAACGTGGATCTTCGGGGGATGTGTCGCCACATGCGCATTAACACGGAGCTACGCTGAGACCGCCATGTGGACGAAACTCGTGCCGGTCGCGGCACTCATCGCCTCGGTCACGCTCACCGGCGGGACCGCGTACGCCGAACCGACGACGCCGGTCGGCGGCGAGGCGCTGGGCAGCCGCGGCCTGATCGCCCCTGC
This window encodes:
- a CDS encoding M20 family metallopeptidase translates to MRGRELRGELDAFLAETEQDLVAFRRDLHMHPELAFAEYRTTQRIAERLTAAGLTPSVLPRGTGLICDVGNGDGPTVALRADIDALPLQDEKDAPYRSTVAGACHACGHDVHTTVLLGTSLFLAQQAAAGLLPGRVRLIFQPAEELPGGALEVMAQGGISGVDRIFGLHCDPRVDVGQVGLRSGPITSACDKIVVRVSGPGGHTARPHLTADLVFALAKILTELPAALSRRVDPRSSLSLVWGRVEAGSAANAIPDDGVAEGTVRCLDENAWHAAPDLIKSLLESVAGAYGVEATMDYTRGVPPVVNDEVSVEMLAEAAERALGAGAVVPTQQSLGGEDFAWYLESIPGAFARLGTRSPDGVTYDIHQGTFDVDEKAISMGVRVMATTALTALWEVGPLDSITSAMA
- a CDS encoding BMP family lipoprotein — its product is MLGKRFNSVALGSVAGVLLMAAAACGGGGGGTTASQEPTGAASSEASKSALKVGLAFDIGGRGDKSFNDSAYAGLEKAKTELGAEIKELSPASDGSNRGDLLRQLADAGYNPIIGVGFAYAEDVKKAAEEYPDIEFAVVDSASNAPNVTGLLFAEEQGSYLAGVAAATKSESGHVGFVGGVENDLIKKFEAGFVAGVKSVKADAKIDVKYLTPDGDFSGFKAPDKGKLAAESMYQSGADIIYHASGDSGLGVFQAAAAAKKKAIGVDSDQRQTVKETDLQSVIMTSMLKRVDVGVFEFIKAFQGGAKGGTNTTYDLKVDGVGLSTTGGEIDDIKDKLDAAKKDIVDGKITVPAKP
- a CDS encoding peptide ligase PGM1-related protein, translating into MSIFEPSEGTLVVVPSLSLPQDELRRITGARSYEERLLFLLLTLREPGVKVVYLSSAPVDPDIIDYYFAFLPDPDDAAKRLTLISLDDPWSQPLTRTLLDRPDVIEQLRAAIDGDAWLVPFVLSELEEELASLLNVPLYGPATSLSYYGSKSGAREVGHEAGVPMARGFGDIRSELQIEEAVEALPGERVIVKLNDAYSGLGNAIVTKADRSLVNFSAAGETWADYLRKIRERGAVVEEFIEHRPLYYPSALAQITPGGQAQVLATHDQVLGGLNGHVYQGCTFPAAPEYRAEVGESAARIAGVLAERGVVGLFGMDFFALKADAGYAALLCEINLRIGGTTHPFGAAVLTTGARYDPATGQLMSGDQPKFYTATDNCASGCLRGRTPGEVMRTADRLGLGFDAERRTGNVFHLLGAIPEHGKLGFTSIGDSREEADELHALTRRLLCGP
- a CDS encoding SCO4848 family membrane protein; translation: MSRKIAVFLIVLGAFMIFEWVNLGFNLADGHPTAFYVVHGVLIVVNVVLGAVLAVIGWRGLRQVRDRTGAAG
- a CDS encoding Xaa-Pro dipeptidyl-peptidase encodes the protein MHPWRALSVPLAALLVATLTGTTPATADTPAVKIENNATQPVFSRADAILQTVFVEVAGTDSDNDGAADRVAVDILRPKETDQGLKVPVIMEASPYYAPGNDVANHPVDVDENGVPLPAMTALSAKLDAAGPFDSYYDNYFLPRGYAIALVENLGSARATGCPTSGGPNETAGPKAAIDWLNGRAKGFDATGNPVEATWSTGKVGMIGVSYNGTLPNAVAATGVEGLETIVPIAAISSWYDYYRANGGVVAPGGFQGEDLDVLAKYVLTRQNGQEACGGVVDALTAGQDRITGDYSRLWDERNYLNDVRKVKASVFVVHGLNDWNVKTKQFAQWWYALSKRHVPRKIWLHQGTHMSPFNLRTAEWLRQLHGWFDHWLYGIDSGIMREPQADVEIGPGQWARHASWPLPGSATVPLYPGSGSSLGLVPRPRSAPETFVDQKVRTAEQLVEATGADPNRLAYTTGALPADVRISGTPTVSVRASFKDGASPYLTALLVDYGTDVRPNGTLVSTGQSYCYGQGVPGDTGCTTLRTLGTATTPYKIVTRGWLDVRNRHREDRSEPVRPGKEYSFTWDFQPTDYLFKKGHRLGLVIISTDYDYTLRYPPGTKVTVSPGKSALRLPVVLGRLP
- a CDS encoding ABC transporter ATP-binding protein, producing the protein MSADTLATVKPAVELEGITKRFPGVVANHDIRITVQPGTVHAIVGENGAGKSTLMKILYGMQKPDEGTIKVNGAEVSFRTPSDAIAVGIGMVHQHFMLADNFTVLENIVLGAEPKRLGTLDTAAARRRITQLAETHGLRVDPDRLVEDLGVGDRQRVEILKVLYRGARILILDEPTAVLVPQEVEELFQNLRELKAEGLTVIFISHKLDEVLDIADAITVIRRGTTVASVSPSDVTARQLAELMVGSELPTPETRESTVTDTVMLKVSELTMPGEGERLLLDDVSFEIHKGEILGIAGVEGNGQSELIEAIMGIRPAQGRIELDTQDITTWSTLKRRESGIGYIPEDRHRQGLLLEASLWENRVLGHQTRKPARRGIWIDRRASRADTERIVKEYDVRTPGVDTLALALSGGNQQKLIVGREMSGDPVFLIAAHPTRGVDVGAQAAIWDHLRNARAAGLAVLLISADLDELIGLSDTIQVIYRGRLVAALDPSDITPERLGGYMTGAIAGTEET